In Archangium lipolyticum, the genomic stretch GAGCACGCCGCGGTGGCGGTGACGGCCGGCATCATGGACATCCTGGATCAGCGGGAGTTGGAGGGCGTACTGGCGCACGAGCTGGGGCACGTGAAGAACCGTGACACCCTCATCGGCACGGTGGCGGCCACGCTGGCGGGCGTCATCAGCTACGCGGCGCAGATGCTCTTCTGGTTCGGCGGCTCCATGCTCAGCCGCGATGACGACGAGGACGGCCTCGGCCACATGCTCGGCAACCTGGGCGTGCTGCTGGTGGCGCCCATCGCCGCCACGCTGCTGCAACTGGCGGTGAGCCGCTCGCGCGAGTACGGCGCGGATGCCACCGGCGCGCAGCTGTGTGGAGACCCGGATGCCCTGGCGGACGCGCTGCTGAAGCTGGAGCGGGGCGCGGAGCTGATGCCCTATGACCGGGCGCCGGCCACCTCGCACCTCTTCATCGTCAACCCGCTGTCCGGCGGTGCGATCATGCACCTGTTCTCCACGCACCCGCCCATCCCCGAGCGGGTGCGCCGCCTGCGCGAGATGGGGGTCCGCTCGGGCTCGCGCGCCTGGCGCAGCGCCTGGGCGTAAGGGCCGGGAGCCCCGCCCGCGGGTGGGGCTCCTACCCCGCGGCCTTGGCCTCGGCCGCGGCCGGCAGCGCGGGAGCCACGTCGTC encodes the following:
- a CDS encoding zinc metalloprotease HtpX, which gives rise to MSAGGMYGSSTTRENPGLRGSGWGHRLSNALKTTVLLAGLTALLLLVGERLGGPQGLVIAGFFVIVMNFASYWFSDRIALAMHGAQPLEYAEAPWLHQMVERLAARAGMPKPKLYLLPTRTPNAFATGRNPEHAAVAVTAGIMDILDQRELEGVLAHELGHVKNRDTLIGTVAATLAGVISYAAQMLFWFGGSMLSRDDDEDGLGHMLGNLGVLLVAPIAATLLQLAVSRSREYGADATGAQLCGDPDALADALLKLERGAELMPYDRAPATSHLFIVNPLSGGAIMHLFSTHPPIPERVRRLREMGVRSGSRAWRSAWA